AATTAATTCAAGATAAATTACGCATGGCGAAAGAGGAACTGAACTCTTTAACCACTTCTTTAAGTAATCCAAATGCCAATGGAACAGAAGATACTTCAGGTGCATACAAAACCTTAGAAGACGGTTCTGCAACAATGGAAAAAGAGCAAATCAATCAATTAGCTGCCCGTCAGAAAAAATTTATTGATAACCTGGAGAATGCTTTAGTGCGTATTGAGAACAAAACTTATGGTATTTGCCGTGAAACAGGTAAATTAATTCAAAAAGAGCGTTTACGTGCTGTACCTCATGCAACGTTAAGCATGGAAGCTAAATTAAAGCAAAGTTAATGAAAGGCTATACAAAACCTTTAATTGTTATCTTTTTAGTTTTACTGGCCGACCAGCTGGTTAAAACCTGGGTTAAAACACATATGTACCTTGGCCAGGAGTTTCATATCATTGGTAAATGGTTTATCATCCATTTTACCGAAAATAATGGGATGGCTTTTGGGATGGAGTTTGGTGGCGAATTTGGTAAATTAGCTTTATCACTTTTTCGTATTGCCGCCGTTGCAGGAATTGGTTATGGCTTACATTATCTAATTAAGCATAAATATCACCGGGGTTTAATTCTAAATGTTGCACTGATCTTTTCTGGCGCACTTGGAAACATTATAGATTCTGTATTTTACGGAAAGATTTATGGTTACGAAAGCTGGTTTCATGGGCGTGTGGTAGATATGTTCTACTTTCCAATTGCAGAAGGCCACTTCCCTACTTGGGTACCAATTTGGGGAGGCGAAGAGTTTGTTTTTTTCAGACCTGTTTTTAACCTTGCAGATGCTGCCATTTCAGTTGGCGTGATACTCATCCTCATTTTCCAGAAAAACTACTTTAAAGAAGATGTAAAGGATGATGTAAGCATCAACAGTGAGATTGTAGAAGATTAAATTTTGCGTCTCGTCATGCTGAACTTGATTCAGCATCTTAAACGTTTGAAATATACAAACCCATTTCTTAACTGAAATGGGCTTTTTTTTGTAAGATTATTACTGAAATTTGATTCCTGCTGTTATTTTGAACGCAGTGAAGAATATACCTATCTATCCGTAGAGTTCCGAAGGGCTCTACGGATTACAGCATGGAAAAGAGTCTCCGACTCGCTGTTGAGTTGCAAAATTTAATTCAACAATCCTCAATCTGAACGTAGTTTAGAATACAAGATAAAGAAAATACAAGCATCCGAAGTATAGAATAAAGATCATTCATTCCTTCAGGATCACAACCATCACTATGGTTTTCTAATTTTTTAAAATATATTTGGGATACGAAAAACCAAATATATCATGAAACGCTATTATGCCTTTTTACTGCTATTTATGATTAGCAGCTCAACATTTGCACAAAAAAGCCTTTTTAACGGAAAAAACCTAAACGGCTGGCATGTAGATGTACCTGCAATGGACAAAAAGCCTGACACCATTAATCCGTTTATTGTACGCAATGGTATGCTGGTGAGTTTAGGTACACCGGGCGGGCACTTAATAACCGATAAAATTTATAAAAATTACCAATTAACTGTACAATACCGCTTTGCTGGTAAACCAGGTAATTGTGGCGTTTTAGTTCATGCATCAACACCAAGAGCATTGTATGGCATGTTTCCAAAATCGCTGGAAGTTCAGATGCAACATAATGATGCTGGCGATTTCTGGTGTATCGAAGAAGATATTACAGTACCCGATATGCTTGCCAGACGTGGACCTCAAGAAAACTGGGGTATAAATGGGAATAAACTCCGCAGGATAAAAAATTTAACAGACGACAGTGAAAAACCTGTTGGCGAATGGAATACCATGATCATACAATGCCTAAATAACGAAGTTAAAGTTTGGGTAAACGGTACATTGGTAAACTATGGCACCAATTGTACAGCAAGTAGCGGGCAGATTGCCTTACAGGCAGAAGGTAGCGAGGTAGAGTTTAAACAGCTAGATCTAAAACCAATTAAAACGTTGTCTAAATAGCTTTATTTCTTTTAATTTATACTTATTTAGTCCAATGCGATCGTCATGCTGACCTGTAGCGCAGCGGAAAGCTACGCAGTAAATTTATTTAAGCATCTTTCCTGCTTGATAGCCCCTGAAATGAATTCAAGGTGACGACCACTAAATAACCTACAAAATAAGCGAGCAGATCATAAGCGCTAAAGGAGGTACCCAATATGGTGCGCATTAATTTGTTGTTTTCCCAACCAAACCAGGAAACATAATTTGCCTTTTGGAGAAACTCGATTGCGAAAGAAAAAATTAAGATGCCTAAAGCTAACTTCTTATTATCTGTTTTAAGGAAAATCCTAAAAAATACGTAAATCAAGATAACAACCAATACGTCGCCACCAAATGGGCGAATAAATGCATCATGAAGATATTTTGCGATTAAGATTTCAGTTAAGAATATCGCAAGAAAAATAAAGAGGAATTTTGAGTTAAACGTTAATTTCATTTTTCGGGTATAAAAAAGAAGTCAAGTTTTTATAGCACTGGCCATTAAAACTTGACTTCTTTAATAAATATATCTAAGTCCCTTTAGGGATTTAGGAGTCTAGACACCTAATAATAATCTAGCTGGATCTTCTAACAGTTGTTTTACACGAACCAAGAAACCAACCGACTCACGTCCATCAATAATTCTGTGATCGTAAGATAAGGCAACGTACATCATCGGACGGATTACCACTTCACCTTTTTCAGCGACCGGACGCTCAACGATGTTGTGCATACCTAAAATAGCCGATTGTGGCGCATTAATAATCGGTGTAGACATCATCGACCCAAATACACCACCGTTAGTGATGGTGAATGTTCCGCCAGTCATTTCTTCGATAGTTAATTTGCTATCACGTGCTTTCAAAGCCAATTCTAAAACTGATTTTTCAATCTGAGCTAAAGTCATGCTTTCTGCATTACGGATTACCGGAACGACTAAACCTTTTGGTGCAGAAACAGCAATCGAAATATCAGCAAAATCATTGTAAACCAATTCTTCGCCTTCAATACGGCCGTTAACCGCAGGAAAATCTTTCAAAGCTTCGGTAACGGCTTTAGTGAAAAAGCTCATAAAACCTAAACCAACACCAAATTTTTCTTTAAACTGATCTTTATATTTTCCGCGTAAATCCATAATCGGCTTCATGTTAACTTCGTTAAAAGTAGTCAACATTGCGGTTTCATTTTTAACAGCAACTAAACGTTTTGCAACCGTTCTACGTAGTGGAGACATTTTCTCACGACGCTCGCCACGGCTACCTGCAGGAGCAGCTGCTGCTGCAACCGGAGCACTCGCTTTTGGTGCTTCTGCTTTTTTACCAGCCTCTGCTTTAACAGCATCATCTTTGGTAATGCGACCATCAACACCAGTACCTTTTACAGCGCTAGCCTCAATCCCTTTTTCTGCAAGAATTTTACCGGCAGCAGGAGAAGGGGTTCCTGTAGCATAGCTTTCGCCTGATTTTTCGGCAACCGGAGCTGCAGTTTTATCTTCAGCAACAACAGCCTTTTCTTCAGTTTTTGGTGCATCAGCTTTCGCTGGAGCAGCGCCACCATCTTCAATTTTACAAACTACTGCACCAATGGCTAAAGTATCGCCTTCGGCTGCTATGGTTTTTAAAGTTCCAGCTTGTTCTGCAGTTAATTCGAATGTTGCTTTATCCGATTCTAATTCGGCAATAACTTCATCCATTTCAACAACATCGCCATCGTTTTTTATCCAACGTGATAAAACAACTTCGGTTATTGACTCACCTACAGGTGGAACTTTTATCTCTAAACTCATTTTTGTAATGTTATGTTTTTTATCTTCTAATAATCAATATCAAACGCTATGCGCCAAACGCTTAGCACAATGCACTTAATCGATCTGAACTAATTTTTTTGTTGCTTTTTTGGCAATATCCTTTACATCATCCGTTACCGAAATCTCTAAAGCTTTTGCTAAAATATAAGCCTGTTGGTTAGCATGTTGTTTTGCAAAACCTGTTGCGGTACTGCTGCTTTCTCTCCTCGAAATTACATCAATGCCCTTTAAAGCCGTTTTGTACAACTTACGGAACAGATATGGCCATGCCCCCATGTTTTCTGGCTCTTCTTGTACCCAGAAAACTTCTTTAGCGTTTTTATATTTCTTCTGGATGGCCTCCATCTGATCAACCGGAGTTGGGTACAACTGCTCTACACGAACCAAGGCTACGTGTTTCAATTTATCAGCCTGTTGTTTCTCCAATAACTCGTAGTAAATTTTACCGCTACAGAAGACAATACGTGTTACATCTGCAACTTTAACATTTACATCGTCAATTACTTCTTTAAAGCCACCTTCGGTAAATTCCTCTAATTTAGAAACACAGGCTGGGTGGCGTAATAAACTTTTAGGAGTAAATACAACCAATGGTTTACGGAAATCGCGTTTAAACTGGCGACGTAAAACGTGGAAGAAGTTTGCCGGAGTTGTACAGTTGGTTACCTGCATGTTGTAATCGGCACAAAGCTCCATAAAACGCTCAATACGTGCTGATGAGTGCTCTGGTCCCTGGCCTTCGTAACCGTGAGGCAATAACATAACCAAACCGTTTTCGCGTTGCCATTTGGTTTCGGCACTTGCAATATACTGATCGACAACAATCTGTGCTCCGTTAAAGAAATCGCCAAATTGTGCTTCCCAAATGGTTAATGCGTTTGGATTTGCCATAGCATAGCCATACTCGAAACCTAAAACGCCGTATTCTGATAAGTGTGAATTGTAAATATCGAAAGCAGCTTGTTGATCTGAAATGTTTGCCAACGGTACATATTCTTCCTCACTATCTTCTAACGTTAGTACCGCATGACGGTGAGAGAATGTTCCTCTTTCTACATCCTGACCGCTTAAACGAACACGTTTACCTTCTGATAACAAAGTACCATAAGCCAACTGCTCGCCCATTGCCCAGTCGAAAACATGTGTTTCGTTAACCATTTTGGTCCGCTCAAGAAATAATTTTTCAATTTTCTTGAAGAACTTTTTATTTGATGGTAAAGTAGTAATGCGTTTACCGATTTCTAATAAAGTAGATTTTTTAACCGCAGTAACCGGTGAAGATTCGAAATCTTTAGGTGTAGCCATACGCAAATCTGCCCATGCACCACCAAATTTAACTTCGGCATTACCCGCAACAAATTCTTTAGCTTCGTTTAAACGTTCCTGCAAAATATTACGGAAATCTTTTTCCATTTCTTTTGCCAAACCAGCTTCTAATTTACCTTCTTTGGTTAACTGATCGATATAGATTTCCCTTGGATTAGGGTGTTTTTCGATGGTTTTGTATAATAATGGCTGCGTGAACTTAGGTTCATCAGACTCATTATGCCCAAAGCGACGATAGCAAAGGATGTCAATAAAAACATCATTTTTATATTTCTGACGGTATTCCATTGCCAGGTTAATTGCATAAACCAAAGCCTCGGGATCATCACCATTTACGTGGAAAACCGGAGATAAAGTTACTTTAGCAATATCGGTACAATAGGTACTGGTACGGGCATCTTTATAATTGGTGGTAAAACCAATCTGATTATTAATTACCAAGTGAATAGTTCCACCAGTTTTATAACCTTCAAGACCTGCCATCTGAATTACCTCGTAAACAATACCTTGTCCGGCAACTGATGCATCGCCATGAATTAAAATTGGTGCTAAGCGACTATTATCGCCACCATATTTGAAATCGATTTTCGAGCGGCTCATTCCTTCTACCACACCGTCAACTGTTTCTAAGTGCGATGGGTTAGGACATAAACTTAAGTGAACGCTTTTGCCCGAAACGGTAGCAACATCTGTAGAGTAACCTAAGTGATATTTCACATCGCCACCAAATGGGGTATCTGGATTGTAGCTTTTACCTTCAAACTCAGCAAAAATATCTTTGTATGTTTTTTGCATGATATTGGCCAGCACGTTTAAACGACCGCGGTGTGCCATACCAATTACAAATTCTTCAATTCCCAGTTCAGCACCTTTTTCAATTACTGAATCTAAAGCAGGAATTAAAGCTTCTGCACCTTCTAATGAAAAACGTTTTTGGCCCAGAAACTTTGTACCTAAGAAATTTTCAAAACTTACTGCTTCGTTTAATTTCCGAAGAATACGTTTTTTCTCATCGATCGAGAAATTAGGGGTATTACGCGCACTTTCCATTTTTTGCTGAATCCAGTTCAACACTTCAGGTGTACGTAAAAACTTAAATTCGGCTCCGATAGAACCTGCGTATGTTTGTTTTAAAAAGGCTACAATATCTTTCAATTTTGCTGCACCGATACCAATTTCCACACCAGAGTTGAAAACGGTTTCCAAATCGGCATCAGATAATCCAAAATTTGCCAGATCTAATGTTGGTAAATGTTTACGTCTTTCGCGAACCGGATTGGTATGTGTAAACAAGTGACCGCGGCTGCGATAGCCATCAATCAGATTTAAAACATTAACCTCTTTTAAAAATTGTTCAGGAGTTTCTGCTGTTACTGCAGGGGCTTCTGATCCTCTTCCAAAATCGAAACCTTCGAAAAATTTCTGCCAACCAAATTCAACAGACTCAGGATCTTGTTGATAGGATTGATATAAAGACTCTATATATTCGGCGTTTGCGCCATTAAGATAAGATAATTTATCCATTATTAACTGTTTACTATAAGCATTACAAAATTAGAATTTTACCTTATATAAATGGCAAAAATCTCGATTAAAATGAGAATTATTGAGTGAGAGAATTATTGAATAAGAGAATGATAAAAATATGACTTGTATTAATCGATAAAATTTCAAATTCATTCATTCAGTGCTCAATCATCAATCATTACAACTATGATGCCCAAGTTAAGGAGTAATTGCCTTTTGGGTCGAGATTTTTGATATTTTTATCAAGGTCGAAAACACTTTTTGATTTCTGATCGTTACCTACACCGGCTACATTAGCCCAGTTCCCCCAATTACTTGCCGGGTTGTAATCGATCAGTTTTTCTTCGAAATATGCTGCACCAAAAACCCAGCTTACCTCTAAATTATTGATCAGATATAAAGCTGCTGTTTGCCTGGCGATATTCGAGATGAAACCGGTTTGATTTAGCTCTGTCATCACCGCATCTACCACAGCAAAACCTGTTTGCGCATTCTTCCATTTACTAAAGTTATCCTGCTCATTTACAACATCAATAAGCCCCTGGCTACCAAATCCATCCGGACTAAAAAACGTATTACCATATTTCTTAAACATGAAACGGAAGTAATCTCTCCAAAGCAGACCTAATAAAATATGATTGAACATGGCCTTGGTATTGGGCACACCTTCCATTTTTTTAATTTCCCAGTACACTTTTCGTGGCGATAAACTGCCCATGGCCAGCCATGCCGATAGTTTTGAAGCCAGAATTAAATTCTTGGTTGTTGCAGCCTGTTGCATAGCTACAATCACTTTTTGAAGATGGGCCAAACCCTCGGCCTCGCCACCAACAAATTCAAAATCAGCACGCTGATCTTTTTGTTGTGGCAAAAGGTTAAGTTCTTCTAGCGATGACAATACTCCCCAATCAATCACTTCGGCTACATTAATGCGGTCGGGCGCAGCAAAACAAGGTTTGATAATCGAATCGCGCTCAATCTTTTTCTTAAACTGATTAAAGGCATCTGGAATATCCTTAATTGGAAAAGGTAAATCTTCTTTATTATATAAGGTATGACCGATAAAATGTTTCAGGTTGATGCGTAATTTCCAAAGTGCATTTTCTACCAAAGTTGAAACATGCGTTTCTTCCCTTGCAACTTCGCGGTGATGGTAAACTTCGGTAATCTCATATTCCTGAGCAAGTTGCGGAATAATATCTTCGGGATTACCTTCGGCGATAAGCAAGTTACCCCCAATCTGCTTTAACGAACTGCGTAAACCTAAAACACTTTCTAAAATAAACTGCGCTCTAATATTACCCGTTTTTAGCGTACCGTATTTTGTTTCGCCAAAAGAACGGCGATCGAGAATGTAAACAGGTAAAATCGAATCAGACTTAGCAATCGCCTCAACCAGCATTTCGTTATCATGCAAGCGAAGATCATTTCTAAACCAGACTAAAATTTTTTTGGACATCTTTTATCGAAAAGGGTGTAAGAACGCGTTTACAAATTTATCTTATTTTTCTTCTTCATCAAACCCCTATATAATTCTTTACAAATAGGTAACAAAAGAATTAGAGCCGAATTAATATCGTTTTAAATGATAGCATAAAAACCCTTTTGTATCTTTGGTGTTTTAAAAAGATGGCAAAGAAGATTCTGATTACCGGGGCTACAGGACTTGTGGGTACTGCGCTGAAAAAACATCTGCTAAGCAAAGGTTATGAGGTGAATACACTTTCGCGAAAGAAAGACAATAATCCCAATAATTTTGTGTGGGATGTTTACAAAGGAACGCTTGATGCTGATTGTTTGAATGGTGTAGATGCCATTATCCATTTAGCGGGAGAACCAGTTGCCGATAAAAAATGGACCGATGAACGCAAAAAACAGATCATCGATAGTCGCGTAAAATCAACCGAATTACTCTTTAAAACCATAAAATCTAAACCCGACCATCAGCTAAAATCGTTCATTTCTGCTTCGGCAGTTGGTTTTTATGGCGATTGCGGTGATGAAATTTTAACAGAAGAAAGTTTAAACGGTTACGGATTTTTAGCCGAATGCTGTAAACTTTGGGAAGATGCAGTAGATCAGGGCAAAAAACTAAGCCTCCGGATTGTAAAACTCCGTACGGGAATCGTTTTAAGTAATCATGGAGGGGCTTTACCACAGCTCGATAAACCGGTAAAGTTATTTACCGGAGCCGCTTTAGGTACGGGCAAACAATGGACGCCCTGGCTGCACATTGATGATATGGTAGAAATGTACATTGAGGCCATTGAAAATCTTAAAATGGAGAATTCATATAATGCTTGCGCGCCGTTTCCCGTAACTAATAAAGCGTTAACCAAAGCCATTGCCAAAAGGCTACACCGACCTTTTTGGCCTGTTAAGGTCCCCAAAAAAGCATTGGAATTGTTATTAGGAGAGCGTGTTGAGGCCGTATTAATGAGCAACAATACTTCAGCCCAAAAAATTCTAGATGCGGGATTCAAATTTAAATTCACACATCTGGAGGACGCGTTGAAAGATTTATACAAATAGCTTAAATTGGATAACTGGCCGTCATCCTGAACTTATTTCAGAATCTTATCTCTATAACTGTACTACTATAAAAGATGCTGAAACAAGTTCAGCATGATGTAAATCATTAATTTGTAATCCCCCTCAATGACTTCAATATCAATTCTATGGTTCCGTCGCGATTTACGTTTAGCAGATCATGCTGCATTATATCATGCCCTTAAAAGCGATTATCCTGTTCTTCCGCTTTTCATTTTTGACCAGCATATATTAGATAAACTCCCGAAAGATGATGCCCGTGTAACTTTCATTTATCAAACCATTGAAGATTTAAAGAGAGAACTTCAGCAATATGGATCAGATTTATTGATTAAATATGGCAAGCCCGAAAAAATATGGCCTGAAATTTTAAAGGAATACGATGTTAAGGGCGTATATACCAATCATGACTATGAGCCTTATGCCTGCGAACGTGATGATAACATGGCCGAATTTTTAACCAGCGAAAAAATAATATTCAAAACATATAAGGATCAGGTTATTTTCGAAAAAAACGAAATTTTAAAAGCCGATAAAACACCCTACACTGTTTTTACTCCTTTTTACAAACAATGGCATGCCAAGTTAAACGATTTTTATGTAGAGGCCTATCCTACTCAAAAATATCTCAAAAATTTATTGCAAATCAAACATTTACCTTACCCAGGTTTGTATGAAATGGGCTTTGAAAAGCGTAAGCTGGATTTTCCGAAAATCAGTTATCAAAACAAACTTGATGATTATGCAAAAAAACGTGATTTCCCTGGACTTGATGGTACCACTCATATTGGACTGCATTTACGTTTTGGAACGTTAAGCATTAGGAAAGCGGTTAAGGATGCATTGGAAGCGAAATCGGATGTCTGGCTTTCTGAATTGGCATGGCGCGAATTTTATATGACCATACTTTGGCATTTCCCTCACTCAGCTTCCAATTCGTTCAAAAAGCAATATGATAAAATTAAATGGCAAAACAACGAAGATGAATTTAAAGCCTGGTGCGAAGGCAATACTGGTTACCCTATTGTAGATGCCGGCATGAGGCAGCTTAACCAAACCGGCTGGATGCACAACCGTGTACGCATGATCGTGGCCAGTTTTTTAACCAAACATTTACTCATCGACTGGCGCTGGGGAGAAGCGTATTTTGCAGAAAAGTTATTAGACTACGAAATGGCAAGCAACGTGGGTGGCTGGCAATGGGCTGCAGGATCAGGAAATGATGCCGCACCTTATTTTAGGATTTTTAACCCTGAACTCCAGACTAAAAAATTCGACCCTAAGTTCGAATATATTAAAAAGTGGGTACCAGAATTTGGAACAAAAAAATATGCCCAACCAATAGTTGAGCATACTTTTGCAAGGGAAAGGGTTTTAAAAGTTTTTAAAGAGGCTTTATCTAATTTGTAACCTTTACAATTTCAATATCGAAATCCAATACAGCATTAGGTGGAATAGAGGTATGTCCACCAGTTCCATAAGCGAGATCAGAAGGGATGAAAAGCCTAACCTTTGTTCCTGCTTTAAACTTAGTAAGTAATCCCCATCCAGCTATTACGCTATTCAATGTCGTTGAGAAAGTTCCATCTGTTGAAGAGTCAA
The nucleotide sequence above comes from Pedobacter riviphilus. Encoded proteins:
- a CDS encoding TraR/DksA family transcriptional regulator, which encodes MENSNKTRYSDSELQEFKELIQDKLRMAKEELNSLTTSLSNPNANGTEDTSGAYKTLEDGSATMEKEQINQLAARQKKFIDNLENALVRIENKTYGICRETGKLIQKERLRAVPHATLSMEAKLKQS
- a CDS encoding lipoprotein signal peptidase, giving the protein MKGYTKPLIVIFLVLLADQLVKTWVKTHMYLGQEFHIIGKWFIIHFTENNGMAFGMEFGGEFGKLALSLFRIAAVAGIGYGLHYLIKHKYHRGLILNVALIFSGALGNIIDSVFYGKIYGYESWFHGRVVDMFYFPIAEGHFPTWVPIWGGEEFVFFRPVFNLADAAISVGVILILIFQKNYFKEDVKDDVSINSEIVED
- a CDS encoding 3-keto-disaccharide hydrolase encodes the protein MKRYYAFLLLFMISSSTFAQKSLFNGKNLNGWHVDVPAMDKKPDTINPFIVRNGMLVSLGTPGGHLITDKIYKNYQLTVQYRFAGKPGNCGVLVHASTPRALYGMFPKSLEVQMQHNDAGDFWCIEEDITVPDMLARRGPQENWGINGNKLRRIKNLTDDSEKPVGEWNTMIIQCLNNEVKVWVNGTLVNYGTNCTASSGQIALQAEGSEVEFKQLDLKPIKTLSK
- a CDS encoding ribosomal maturation YjgA family protein — its product is MKLTFNSKFLFIFLAIFLTEILIAKYLHDAFIRPFGGDVLVVILIYVFFRIFLKTDNKKLALGILIFSFAIEFLQKANYVSWFGWENNKLMRTILGTSFSAYDLLAYFVGYLVVVTLNSFQGLSSRKDA
- the odhB gene encoding 2-oxoglutarate dehydrogenase complex dihydrolipoyllysine-residue succinyltransferase produces the protein MSLEIKVPPVGESITEVVLSRWIKNDGDVVEMDEVIAELESDKATFELTAEQAGTLKTIAAEGDTLAIGAVVCKIEDGGAAPAKADAPKTEEKAVVAEDKTAAPVAEKSGESYATGTPSPAAGKILAEKGIEASAVKGTGVDGRITKDDAVKAEAGKKAEAPKASAPVAAAAAPAGSRGERREKMSPLRRTVAKRLVAVKNETAMLTTFNEVNMKPIMDLRGKYKDQFKEKFGVGLGFMSFFTKAVTEALKDFPAVNGRIEGEELVYNDFADISIAVSAPKGLVVPVIRNAESMTLAQIEKSVLELALKARDSKLTIEEMTGGTFTITNGGVFGSMMSTPIINAPQSAILGMHNIVERPVAEKGEVVIRPMMYVALSYDHRIIDGRESVGFLVRVKQLLEDPARLLLGV
- a CDS encoding 2-oxoglutarate dehydrogenase E1 component, which codes for MDKLSYLNGANAEYIESLYQSYQQDPESVEFGWQKFFEGFDFGRGSEAPAVTAETPEQFLKEVNVLNLIDGYRSRGHLFTHTNPVRERRKHLPTLDLANFGLSDADLETVFNSGVEIGIGAAKLKDIVAFLKQTYAGSIGAEFKFLRTPEVLNWIQQKMESARNTPNFSIDEKKRILRKLNEAVSFENFLGTKFLGQKRFSLEGAEALIPALDSVIEKGAELGIEEFVIGMAHRGRLNVLANIMQKTYKDIFAEFEGKSYNPDTPFGGDVKYHLGYSTDVATVSGKSVHLSLCPNPSHLETVDGVVEGMSRSKIDFKYGGDNSRLAPILIHGDASVAGQGIVYEVIQMAGLEGYKTGGTIHLVINNQIGFTTNYKDARTSTYCTDIAKVTLSPVFHVNGDDPEALVYAINLAMEYRQKYKNDVFIDILCYRRFGHNESDEPKFTQPLLYKTIEKHPNPREIYIDQLTKEGKLEAGLAKEMEKDFRNILQERLNEAKEFVAGNAEVKFGGAWADLRMATPKDFESSPVTAVKKSTLLEIGKRITTLPSNKKFFKKIEKLFLERTKMVNETHVFDWAMGEQLAYGTLLSEGKRVRLSGQDVERGTFSHRHAVLTLEDSEEEYVPLANISDQQAAFDIYNSHLSEYGVLGFEYGYAMANPNALTIWEAQFGDFFNGAQIVVDQYIASAETKWQRENGLVMLLPHGYEGQGPEHSSARIERFMELCADYNMQVTNCTTPANFFHVLRRQFKRDFRKPLVVFTPKSLLRHPACVSKLEEFTEGGFKEVIDDVNVKVADVTRIVFCSGKIYYELLEKQQADKLKHVALVRVEQLYPTPVDQMEAIQKKYKNAKEVFWVQEEPENMGAWPYLFRKLYKTALKGIDVISRRESSSTATGFAKQHANQQAYILAKALEISVTDDVKDIAKKATKKLVQID
- a CDS encoding DASH family cryptochrome; the encoded protein is MSKKILVWFRNDLRLHDNEMLVEAIAKSDSILPVYILDRRSFGETKYGTLKTGNIRAQFILESVLGLRSSLKQIGGNLLIAEGNPEDIIPQLAQEYEITEVYHHREVAREETHVSTLVENALWKLRINLKHFIGHTLYNKEDLPFPIKDIPDAFNQFKKKIERDSIIKPCFAAPDRINVAEVIDWGVLSSLEELNLLPQQKDQRADFEFVGGEAEGLAHLQKVIVAMQQAATTKNLILASKLSAWLAMGSLSPRKVYWEIKKMEGVPNTKAMFNHILLGLLWRDYFRFMFKKYGNTFFSPDGFGSQGLIDVVNEQDNFSKWKNAQTGFAVVDAVMTELNQTGFISNIARQTAALYLINNLEVSWVFGAAYFEEKLIDYNPASNWGNWANVAGVGNDQKSKSVFDLDKNIKNLDPKGNYSLTWAS
- a CDS encoding TIGR01777 family oxidoreductase yields the protein MAKKILITGATGLVGTALKKHLLSKGYEVNTLSRKKDNNPNNFVWDVYKGTLDADCLNGVDAIIHLAGEPVADKKWTDERKKQIIDSRVKSTELLFKTIKSKPDHQLKSFISASAVGFYGDCGDEILTEESLNGYGFLAECCKLWEDAVDQGKKLSLRIVKLRTGIVLSNHGGALPQLDKPVKLFTGAALGTGKQWTPWLHIDDMVEMYIEAIENLKMENSYNACAPFPVTNKALTKAIAKRLHRPFWPVKVPKKALELLLGERVEAVLMSNNTSAQKILDAGFKFKFTHLEDALKDLYK
- a CDS encoding cryptochrome/photolyase family protein; the protein is MTSISILWFRRDLRLADHAALYHALKSDYPVLPLFIFDQHILDKLPKDDARVTFIYQTIEDLKRELQQYGSDLLIKYGKPEKIWPEILKEYDVKGVYTNHDYEPYACERDDNMAEFLTSEKIIFKTYKDQVIFEKNEILKADKTPYTVFTPFYKQWHAKLNDFYVEAYPTQKYLKNLLQIKHLPYPGLYEMGFEKRKLDFPKISYQNKLDDYAKKRDFPGLDGTTHIGLHLRFGTLSIRKAVKDALEAKSDVWLSELAWREFYMTILWHFPHSASNSFKKQYDKIKWQNNEDEFKAWCEGNTGYPIVDAGMRQLNQTGWMHNRVRMIVASFLTKHLLIDWRWGEAYFAEKLLDYEMASNVGGWQWAAGSGNDAAPYFRIFNPELQTKKFDPKFEYIKKWVPEFGTKKYAQPIVEHTFARERVLKVFKEALSNL